A region of Nitrosomonas stercoris DNA encodes the following proteins:
- a CDS encoding CRISPR-associated endoribonuclease Cas2 has product MLVVLANDLPPAVRGRLKLWFIEPRPNVFVSGVKNSVAQTVVDYLYKHCPPESGVIIFRSISQPPGYEVRTIGPPRKPTIEISGLQLIIETLKS; this is encoded by the coding sequence ATGCTCGTCGTACTCGCAAATGATCTACCGCCAGCTGTGCGAGGTCGCTTAAAGCTATGGTTTATTGAACCGCGCCCTAATGTGTTTGTATCAGGAGTAAAAAACTCCGTAGCTCAAACCGTAGTAGACTACCTTTACAAACACTGTCCACCCGAATCTGGTGTAATTATTTTTCGCTCTATTTCACAACCACCTGGCTACGAAGTACGCACCATCGGTCCACCAAGGAAACCAACCATTGAGATAAGCGGCTTGCAATTAATTATTGAAACTCTGAAAAGTTAA
- a CDS encoding thioredoxin 2 gives MNDTLHIVCPHCHSTNRVPAARIDQAPNCGRCHQTLFTAQPIELTQANFATHITRSDIPVLVDFWAPWCGPCKMMAPYFVQAAQLLEPNMHLVKVNTEAEPNLGVQYGIRSIPTLILFRHGREVARQAGAMRVQEIVHWAQTHS, from the coding sequence ATGAATGATACGTTACATATAGTTTGCCCACACTGTCACAGTACCAATCGTGTGCCCGCTGCTCGTATTGATCAAGCACCTAATTGTGGTCGTTGTCATCAAACATTATTTACTGCTCAGCCAATAGAATTAACTCAGGCGAATTTTGCAACTCATATTACACGCAGTGATATTCCAGTGCTGGTAGATTTTTGGGCGCCTTGGTGTGGTCCATGCAAAATGATGGCTCCGTATTTTGTACAGGCAGCTCAACTACTGGAACCGAATATGCATTTGGTTAAAGTCAATACAGAAGCTGAGCCAAATCTTGGTGTGCAGTACGGTATTCGCAGTATTCCAACCTTGATTTTGTTCCGTCACGGCCGCGAAGTTGCACGCCAAGCGGGCGCAATGCGTGTTCAAGAAATCGTGCATTGGGCACAGACACACAGCTGA
- a CDS encoding L-threonine dehydratase biosynthetic IlvA (UNKNOWN FEATURE KEY CRISPR) → MINDYLERILTAHVYDVAVETRLDSIPLLSARIHNRVLLKREDKQQVFSFKLRGAYNKMAKLHAEALQQGVVAASAGNHAQGVALAAQKLGCSATIVMPTTTPQIKINAVMAMGAVVMLQGDSYNDAYEYALNLAKEKGVEFIHPYDDPDVIAGQGTIAMEILHQHPGKIHAIFVPIGGGGLISGIAAYVKRLRPTIKVIGVEPEDSNAMYRSLQAGHRVELPQVGLFADGVAVRQVGEETFRLCRDLVDEILLVDSDAICAAIKDIFEDTRSIVEPSGALSVAGLKMYAKQHDLLHETMIAVASGANMNFDRLRHVSERAELGEQREAILAVTIPEKPGSFKKFCNLIGARNITEFNYRYADSQQAHVFVGISVRNREEATNLIQILQDNDLRAEDMTDNEMAKLHIRHMVGGHSRGVSNEVLYRFEFPDRPGALMNFLNKMSDRWNISLFHYRNHGADFGRVLIGIQIPHQEKEEFMHFLEELGYEFEDESNNPAYQFFLA, encoded by the coding sequence TTATCTGCCCGCATTCATAATCGAGTTCTGCTCAAAAGAGAGGACAAGCAGCAAGTATTTTCTTTTAAGCTGCGTGGTGCTTATAACAAGATGGCTAAACTGCATGCTGAGGCATTACAGCAAGGAGTGGTGGCCGCATCAGCAGGAAATCATGCACAAGGTGTGGCATTAGCGGCACAAAAATTGGGGTGTTCGGCCACTATTGTTATGCCAACTACCACTCCACAAATCAAGATCAATGCGGTTATGGCGATGGGCGCTGTGGTGATGCTGCAGGGTGATTCTTATAACGATGCTTATGAATATGCACTGAACCTTGCCAAGGAAAAAGGTGTTGAATTTATTCATCCCTATGATGATCCAGATGTAATTGCTGGTCAGGGCACAATTGCCATGGAAATTTTGCATCAGCATCCTGGCAAAATTCATGCAATCTTTGTTCCGATTGGTGGGGGAGGCTTGATTTCTGGTATCGCTGCCTATGTCAAGCGGTTACGTCCGACTATCAAAGTCATCGGAGTTGAGCCGGAAGATTCCAATGCCATGTATCGTTCCTTGCAGGCTGGTCATCGCGTTGAGCTACCTCAGGTGGGATTGTTTGCCGATGGCGTAGCTGTTCGACAAGTGGGAGAGGAGACATTCCGTTTATGTCGTGATCTGGTGGACGAAATCTTGTTGGTAGATTCAGATGCTATTTGTGCAGCTATTAAAGATATATTTGAGGATACGCGCTCCATTGTTGAGCCTTCTGGCGCGCTTTCAGTGGCCGGGTTAAAAATGTACGCCAAACAACATGACTTATTGCATGAAACCATGATTGCTGTGGCATCTGGTGCCAATATGAATTTTGATCGTCTGCGCCATGTGTCTGAACGGGCTGAATTGGGTGAACAGCGTGAAGCTATTCTGGCAGTGACGATTCCTGAAAAACCAGGTAGCTTTAAGAAATTTTGTAACCTAATCGGCGCACGTAATATTACTGAATTCAATTACCGCTATGCCGATTCTCAGCAAGCGCATGTTTTTGTAGGAATATCAGTACGCAATCGCGAAGAAGCAACAAATCTTATTCAGATTCTGCAAGACAATGATTTACGTGCAGAAGATATGACAGATAATGAAATGGCCAAGCTACATATTCGCCATATGGTGGGAGGGCACTCGCGAGGAGTCAGTAATGAAGTGCTGTATCGCTTTGAATTTCCGGATCGCCCAGGTGCACTCATGAATTTTCTGAACAAAATGAGCGATCGCTGGAATATCAGCTTGTTTCATTATCGTAACCATGGCGCTGATTTTGGCCGTGTTTTAATTGGGATACAGATACCCCACCAGGAAAAAGAGGAATTCATGCATTTCCTGGAAGAATTGGGTTATGAGTTTGAAGATGAGAGCAATAACCCTGCCTATCAGTTTTTCCTTGCTTGA
- a CDS encoding IS5 family transposase ISStma16, producing MKNTDTADQKGYDAGKKVSGIKRHIAVDTLGLPHAIAVTTAEVTDRNGALQALKRCRSSLGQVQGLLCDGGYTGAPFAESVQEILGKPVTVQIAKRSKLHTFKVMPRRWIVERSFAWLEKCRRLWKNCERKLDTSLQLIHLAFLALLLRRS from the coding sequence GTGAAGAATACAGACACGGCTGACCAGAAAGGCTATGACGCCGGCAAGAAGGTGTCGGGCATCAAGCGCCATATCGCTGTTGATACCTTGGGGTTGCCGCACGCCATTGCAGTGACGACAGCGGAAGTGACTGACCGTAACGGTGCATTGCAGGCCTTGAAGCGTTGCAGATCGAGTTTGGGGCAAGTACAAGGTTTGCTGTGTGACGGTGGCTATACTGGAGCACCATTTGCCGAAAGTGTGCAAGAAATTCTGGGCAAACCTGTCACCGTGCAGATCGCCAAACGCAGCAAACTGCATACCTTCAAGGTTATGCCCAGGCGCTGGATAGTGGAACGTAGTTTCGCCTGGCTGGAAAAGTGCCGAAGATTATGGAAAAACTGCGAACGTAAACTTGATACCAGCTTGCAGCTCATTCATTTGGCTTTCTTGGCACTATTACTCAGAAGATCGTAA
- a CDS encoding CRISPR system Cascade subunit CasC, with protein MANNYTNTRIEFHILQSFPVTCLNRDDVGAPKTAVIGGTTRARVSSQSWKRQVRLSMQDFGIKLGVRTKKVVQLMHEALVGIGANEEQAQTCSEAIAKALSDDTLLFLSETEAKAFAAYAQEQGFDASKLKDKELAKVAKKALNPNVDALDIALFGRMVAKAADMNVEAAASFAHAISTHKVSNEVEFFTALDDVPDETGKPGSAHMGSLEFNSATYYRYISLDLGQLAQTLGEGADLKPAVEAFTKALFVAVPSARQTTQSGASPWEFARVLVRNGQRLQVPFETAVKAEQGGFIQSSIKELTSYLDKKEKMFGSLFGKQGSYDWGQDENYSVDQLVADLQSHL; from the coding sequence ATGGCCAATAACTACACCAACACCCGCATCGAATTTCATATTCTGCAATCTTTCCCCGTCACCTGCTTAAACCGCGATGACGTCGGCGCACCTAAAACTGCCGTCATTGGCGGCACCACTCGTGCCCGTGTCAGCTCTCAAAGCTGGAAACGTCAAGTACGTTTATCTATGCAAGACTTTGGTATCAAGTTGGGTGTTCGCACTAAAAAGGTAGTGCAATTAATGCACGAAGCCCTAGTTGGCATAGGTGCAAATGAGGAACAAGCCCAAACCTGTAGTGAAGCTATCGCTAAGGCATTAAGTGATGACACCCTATTGTTTTTAAGTGAGACCGAAGCCAAAGCCTTTGCCGCTTATGCGCAAGAACAAGGCTTTGATGCCAGCAAATTAAAAGATAAAGAGTTGGCTAAAGTCGCTAAAAAAGCACTTAACCCCAATGTCGATGCCTTAGATATCGCCTTGTTTGGCCGCATGGTAGCCAAGGCAGCCGATATGAACGTAGAAGCCGCTGCTTCTTTCGCTCATGCTATTTCCACACACAAAGTCAGTAATGAAGTGGAGTTCTTTACTGCTTTGGATGACGTACCTGATGAAACAGGTAAGCCCGGTTCTGCTCACATGGGCAGCTTGGAGTTTAACTCGGCTACTTATTACCGCTATATCAGTTTGGATTTGGGTCAGCTCGCCCAAACCTTAGGCGAGGGTGCCGACTTAAAACCTGCCGTTGAAGCTTTTACTAAAGCATTATTTGTAGCAGTTCCTAGCGCTCGCCAAACTACCCAATCAGGTGCCAGCCCTTGGGAATTCGCCCGTGTATTGGTGCGCAATGGCCAACGCCTACAAGTGCCCTTTGAAACCGCAGTTAAGGCAGAACAAGGTGGCTTTATTCAGTCCAGCATTAAAGAGCTGACGAGCTACTTAGATAAAAAAGAAAAAATGTTTGGTAGCTTATTTGGCAAACAAGGCAGCTACGACTGGGGGCAGGACGAAAACTATTCGGTTGATCAACTTGTCGCCGACTTGCAAAGCCATCTGTGA
- a CDS encoding IS5 family transposase ISStma16 — MKNTDTADQKGYDAGKKVSGIKRHIAVDTLGLPHAIAVTTAEVTDRNGALQALKRCRSSLGQVQGLLCDGGYTGAPFAESVQEILGKPVTVQIAKRSKLHTFKVMPRRWIVERSFAWLEKCRRLWKNCERKLDTSLQLIHLAFLALLLRRS, encoded by the coding sequence GTGAAGAATACAGACACGGCTGACCAGAAAGGCTATGACGCCGGCAAGAAGGTGTCGGGCATCAAGCGCCATATCGCTGTTGATACCTTGGGGTTGCCGCACGCCATTGCAGTGACGACAGCGGAAGTGACTGACCGTAACGGTGCATTGCAGGCCTTGAAGCGTTGCAGATCGAGTTTGGGACAAGTGCAAGGTTTGCTGTGTGACGGTGGCTATACTGGAGCACCATTTGCCGAAAGTGTGCAAGAAATTCTGGGCAAACCTGTCACCGTGCAGATCGCCAAACGCAGCAAACTGCATACCTTCAAGGTTATGCCCAGGCGCTGGATAGTGGAACGTAGTTTCGCCTGGCTGGAAAAGTGCCGAAGATTATGGAAAAACTGCGAACGTAAACTTGATACCAGCTTGCAGCTCATTCATTTGGCTTTCTTGGCACTATTACTCAGAAGATCGTAA
- a CDS encoding CRISPR-associated endonuclease Cas1, producing MSSEVQRLFVKITRESLPQVKDKYPFIYLERGRLEIDDSSVKWIDASANVVPLPVATLNTLLLGPGTTVTHDAIKTATAANCAVCWVGEDSLLFYSAGFLPTADTRNLRHQIECSADRERALEVAKRMFARRFPDVDLEKKTLQSMMGMEGNRVRALYQSKAEEYGVGWKGRQFVPGKFEFSDTTNQILTSTNAALYGILCSAVHSLGYSPHIGFIHSGSPLPFVYDLADLYKEHLCIDLAFALTKDMAGIYNKHKVSNAFRKRVIEMDLLAKIPTDIQEILGAPNARRTRK from the coding sequence TTGAGCAGCGAGGTACAACGTTTATTTGTCAAAATCACCCGTGAATCCCTGCCGCAAGTAAAAGATAAATATCCATTCATTTATCTTGAACGTGGCCGCCTTGAAATAGACGACAGCAGTGTTAAATGGATTGATGCCAGTGCCAATGTTGTCCCTCTACCCGTTGCCACACTCAATACTTTATTATTGGGGCCAGGTACTACCGTTACCCATGATGCCATCAAAACAGCTACTGCTGCCAATTGCGCAGTGTGCTGGGTTGGTGAGGATTCCCTGCTGTTTTATTCAGCAGGTTTTTTACCCACCGCCGATACGCGCAATTTGCGTCACCAAATAGAATGCTCTGCCGATAGAGAACGTGCGCTGGAGGTGGCCAAACGTATGTTTGCACGGCGCTTTCCTGATGTGGATTTAGAGAAAAAAACGTTGCAATCCATGATGGGCATGGAAGGCAACCGTGTACGAGCGCTTTACCAAAGCAAGGCAGAAGAATATGGCGTGGGCTGGAAAGGCCGCCAATTTGTGCCGGGAAAGTTTGAATTTAGTGACACGACTAATCAAATACTGACTTCTACCAACGCAGCGTTGTACGGAATTTTATGCTCAGCGGTACACAGCTTGGGTTATTCGCCGCATATTGGCTTTATTCATTCGGGCAGCCCTTTGCCTTTTGTTTATGACTTGGCAGATTTATATAAAGAGCATCTCTGTATAGATCTTGCCTTTGCTTTAACCAAAGACATGGCGGGCATTTATAACAAACATAAAGTATCGAACGCCTTTAGAAAACGCGTGATTGAAATGGATTTACTCGCGAAAATTCCAACTGACATTCAAGAAATACTAGGAGCACCCAATGCTCGTCGTACTCGCAAATGA